The genomic window CTTGCCGTGGCAGCGGAGGTTGCAGGAGCCGTGGTTTCCGGCGGAGCTCTGGTAGTTGAGCTGGTTGTTGCTGTTGGGGGTGACGATCGTGGTGTCGAAGTCGATCAGATGGGCGTATTGCTCGCTGCCATGGCTGTTGTGGCAGGCGCGGCACGAGGCGCGCTTTTCGAGGTGCTTCTTGTGGTAGCGGAAGCTGGACTGGCTCTCGCTGTTCACCGTGGCCCGGTTGTGGCACCGGTAGCAGAGGGCGTACTGGTTGAGGCTCTCGGCCTGGCCGTCCTGGGTGCTGTAGTTGGCCTTGAGGATCGGGCGGAAGAGCGAGCCGTGGGGGCCGCGCGGGGCGTTCGCCTGGTCGGACCCGTGGCAATCGGTGCAGGCGGTGTAGCTCTGCGTGGTGTAGGGTTGAATGAGGCTGGGCGTGCTGGGGTTCTTGCCAATGGCCTGCACGGGGTGATAGGAGGCGTTGCCGGGGTTCACGAGGCGCTGAATGTCCACGCGCCCGGCGCTGGCCGCGCCCGTGCCGTGGCACTTGTAGCACAGCTCGTATTCGGGCCGGTCGCCGTGCCGTGAGTTGCCGATCTGTCTGATCTTGGTCACGTCGAGTTGCCCGCCGTTGGCGGCTTTGGTCTGGTAGTGCTCGTCGTGACAGTCCACGCACGCCACGGTCGAGAGGGCGGCGGGAGCGCCCCCCGCGACGCGCTGGACCGGGATGCGCAGGAGCGACTGCGTGCTGTTGCCGAGCGGATGGTGCGAAATCTTCAGGAACTCGGCGCCCACATTGCCGAGGCCCTCGGTCTGGGTGAGCAGGCCCTTGGCCCTGGCCGCGTCGCGCGCGGCGGCGTCGCCGTGGCACTGGAGGCAGGTGCCGTCGGCTCCGCTCGGGAGCATGAGGCTGCGCGGCGGGCCGTGGCCCACGTGGCAACTGCCGCAGGCCCGCGGCAGCAGGGTGGCGTTGCCGTGCGCGGCCTGGGCGAAGGCGCCGGCCTGGGCGGCGCCGCCCCAGGCGAGCAGGGCGGCGGCCAGCAGCGCCAGGAAGAGCGTCCTGCGTGGTCCTAGTGGTCGTGACAGGTCAGGCATGTGCCGCTCCAGGATGGCTTGACGTAGAAGTGCGGCACCCCCGGGGCGCCGAAGTTGCTGTCGTCGTGGGGGTCGTGGCAGGTCGTGCACTGCATCTTGCCCTGCTTGTCGAGCTTGACGTCGGGGTCCGTGAGCGTCGAGGGGAAGCGCAGGGGCATGTCGCCTGCGGCGTTGTTCCGGCTCGCGAGCGCATCGTCGTAGACGAACGAGATCGGGTGGCTGCCCGAGAGGTCGGTGCCCAGGTAGCCCTTCTGCCCTGGCTGAAGCATCGGGCCGCCGCTGACGGGGATTTCGGTGTCCCGGCTGCGCACGGCCCCGAGGGCGATCGTCCCATCATGGCAGCTCAGGCAGAGCTTCGACGAGCCATCGGGCTGAAGCCCCCCCGCCCCGTAGGCCTGGAGCGTGGGGCTGGTGGGCATCACGTAGTTGCGCACGGCGTCCAGGTCGCGGTTCCACAGCGGCGCGCGCGGGTCGGCGTTGTGCGGCGTATGGCAGAAGATGCAGATCTGCTTCTCGGTGGGCGACTTGATCGGCCCCGGCCCCGTGACCGACAGGTTGTGGGGGGTGTTCACGATGCTGCCGGCCAGGGCCGTCGAGACGAGCCCGAGCAGAAGCGCGAGCGTCAGACTGGCGCGTTCACGGAGCCTGCGGCCCCTGGGCCGGCTCCGCGCGCAGGTACTGGAACACCTGGATGCGCGAGTTGCCTGTGTCAGAGACATAGATGCGATCCTCGTCATCGGTGCACAGCCCGGTCGGCAGCCACAGGAGGCCCTCCTCCTTGCCGCTGCCCCCGAACGCCAGCAGGAACCGGCCCTGCCGGTCGAACACCTGCACCACGTCGTAGAGGGAGTCCACCACGTAGACGTGCCCCTCGGAGTCCAGGGCGATGCCCTTGGCCTTGGCGAAGTCGCCCGTGCCGTCGCCCGCCTGGCCGAACGCGCCCAGGCGCTTCCCCTCGGCGTCGAAGAACTGGATGCGATGATTCAGCGAGTCGGTCACCCACAGCGTTCCCGCGCGGTCCACGGCCGCATGCGTGGGGAAGTTGAACGTTCCGGCCTCCTCGCCCCGCCCCCCCAGCGTGTGCACCAGGCGCCAGCCTTCCGCCGCACGCTCGAAGGTGCTCACCACATGGGCGCCGGAGTCCACCACGTGCAGCCGCCGCCGGGCCGCGTCGTAGGCGACGCCCGAGGGCCGCACGAACTTGGCCTCTACCTCGCCCAGCGGCCGGCCATCGGCCGACAGGCAGAAGACCCGGGCCAGTGCGGAATCGGATACGAACAGCGCCCCATCCTCCGCAATCGCCAGCCCGATCGGACAGCGCAGCCGCGTGTCGCCCACGGCCTCGATCACCTTGTAGCGCCTCTCGGCCAGGTTCACCACGTGCACGGCCGGGCGCCCCGAGTCGGTGAAGGCCAGCAGGCCGCGCCCGACGCACAGCCCGTGCGGCGTCGAGAGTTCCACTCGTCGCGCGCCCGCCAGCCAGTCGAACACGCGCCAGCCCGTGCGGGTGGCGAACCGGAATGCCTGCCCCGCCGTGATCGCCCCTTCGTAGCGAATCCGGGGCGGGTCCGGCGGCAACGGCCAGACGAGGGGGCGCTTCGGCGGGGCCCACGGGTGAGCCGGCGGGGCCGCGCAGCCGAGCATCGCCGCCAGGCCCGCCGCCACACCCAGGGCGCAGCGCCCTGGCAGGGTCCCTCGCAGGTGCGTTGCCACGCGCATGGCCATCGCTATGTGCCCCTGCCAATCGGAGACGCGGTGCCGTGTACAGAGCAATTCTCGTGCCGGCGAGCCCATCCTCGACGGCGTGGCTCGCCCGCGCCCCATCACTTCTCGGTGCCCTTCTTCATCGAGCGGTGCATGTCGCGCAGGTTCTTCATCGAGGCGAGGAGCTTGGCATGTTCGGCATTCCCAGGCTCCAGCTTCACGCAGATTTCGAGTTCCTTCACCGCCTCGTCCATCATGCCGGCCCTGGAGAGGGCGATGGCATAGGCCCGGTGGGCGGCAGGGTCCTTGGGGATCAGGCGCACGGCCTCGGCCAGGTGGCGGAGGGCGTCATGCCACTTGTTGAGCTTCGAGTTCAGTTGGCCTGCCCGCAAGCGCAGCGCGCCGTCGCCTGGGGCATCGCGGAGTTTCGCCTCGACGGCCGCCAACTCGTCGTAGGTGGACTTCTGCGCCTTCGCCTGCTCGAGCCAGACCAGGTAGGGGCCGGCGTGGGCCGCGTCCACGCTGGCCAGCGCGGTCCAGAGGCGGATGGCATCGTCCACGTGCCCCAGGCGGTAGTGGGCGAGGCCGGCGATGCCCAGGCCGTCGGGGTCGTTGGCTTTGGCCTTGAGCAGGGCTTCGCCGTCGGCGAGGGCGGCCGGCCATTCCTCGCGCACGACGCGTGCCGTGGCGCGGGCCACCAGGGCGTCGCGGTCTCCGGGCGTCTTGGCCAGGATGGCGTCCAGCTCGGCCAGGCGGGCGTCTTCCTGGCGGCGCTTCTGCGCCCAGGCGATGCGCGAGGGGATCTCTTTGCTGGTGGGGTCGAGTTCCTGGGCCTTTTTCCAGCGCTCGATGGCCTTGTCGTACTCCTTGAGCTGGCAGAGGGCCTCGGCGGAGAGGGCGAGGGTGGCGGCGTGGTCGGGCTTGAGGGCGATGGCCTCCTCGAGCAGAGGCGCCGCGCGCTCGCCGTAGCCGAACCGCAGGTAGATCTGCGCCAGTTCCACACGGGCATCCCAGGACTTGGCGTCCTGCTTGCATACGGCCTGGAGTTCCTGGATGCGCTGGTGGATGCGTTGCATGGTGGTGCCGGGGGCGTTGCCGTGGGGCGCGTCGGGCTGAGCGCCCAGAGCGGCCAGGGCCGAGAAGCCCACCACGAAGGTGAGAAATCGAGTCGAGAGTCGCATAGGCAGGCCTCCTGACTGATCAGAAGCGGCGGCGGATGGTGAGGAACATGTAGTTGACTCGCTCGTTGGAGTAATCGTCGTCGCGCTCGCTGAGCCGCAGGGAGAGGGCGATCTCGACGGCGCGGATGCGGTGGCTGACCTCGGCTCGGGCATAGGTGTAGCTGGACGAGAATCCCCTGTCGTCCTGCATATCACGGCCCAGGGTGAGGGTGTAGGAGGTCTGAGGCAGGGGCGCGGAGGTGTAGGTGACCGACACGGTGCGGAACCTCGAGTCGCCGCCCTCATTTCCATATGATACCCTGCGCACCGTTGCGTTGCCACTGATCGTTTGGGTTCTTCCGAGCGCCTGGCTCACGGCCAGTTGGGCGCTGTCGGTGACGTGGGGCGAGAGGTTGCTGTCGTAGTTTTCGTGCTCGAGGGTGAGGGTGGCGGGGCCCATGCGGATGGCGGTGCCGACGAGGGTGTCGCGGAGGTTCTCAAGGCGCCCCTGGTCAATGCCCGAGCGGAGCTTCTGGTCGCGGTCGCGCACGCCGCCATAGAGGGAGAGGAAGCCGAAGAGGTCGAGGCGGAGGTTGACGCGCCGGTCGAGGGTGGTGAAGGAGATGGGCGTGCCCACCTGGTAGGAGTAGTCTACCAGCACGGTGCCGCCATTGGGGATGAGGCCGCCGGGGATGCGGCGGATCTCGAGCCGGCGGCCCTGGGGGATGAGGCGGTAGTCCACGTCGAGCAGGTAGATGGTGGTGTTGGTGCCGTCGGTGACGAAGACGGTGCCGGCCAACACGTCGAAGTTGTTGAGGAACTCGGGCACGCCGTCGGTGAGGGTGTGGCCCTCGTCGAGGATGGGGCGGATGGTGCCGCCGCCGGTTTCGTCGGTGTACTCGCGGCCGGCGCCCAGGTCGAGGAAGAGGGTGCCGTGGGGGATTTTCTTGACGTAGTTGAGGGTGAGGGAGCCGCCGCGTATGTCGCGCCCCGAGCTGCCGAAGCTCTCGTCGGAGCCGTGGACTTCGGCGGTGGTGGTGAGGCTCTTGAAAAGGCGGTGAGTGAGGGCGGCGCGGCCTGACAGGATGTCGGACTGGGTGGAGCCGACGGTGTCGCGGGAGTAACGCAGGGAGTAGTCGCTGGCGAGGTTCGGCGCGTGCCGCAGGTGGAGGCCCTCGTCAATGCTGGAGCGGGTGGAGGGGGAGGTGCCGGTCTCTTCGCGGTGGCTGAGGTGCGAGGCGAGGGAGTGGAAGCCGTCGCGCCCGAACTGGAGGCGGTTATCGAAGTCCCACTGGTCGGTGACGTAGTGGCCCTTGAACTCCGGCTGTGCCGTCATCGGGCGGCCGATGGTTTGGGTCCTGTCCTTATGCTCGTAGCTGAGGGTGGAGTTGGAGTTGCCGAAGGTGTTGTGGATGACGAACCCTGCGGTCTTCTCCTCGTCGGTGCGGTTCTCGTCTGCGCCGCGGGTGACCTCGTCGGTGCGCTGGTGCGAGGCGTAGACTTGCGTGGGAAAGAGGTCGTTCTTGATGTTCAATTGGGCCTGCTGGTACTCGGTGTCCACCACGGTGAAGCCGCCGTATTCGCGTGCGGCGTAGGCCCGGCTCTTCTGGAGCGCGAAGCTGAGCGAGACGGGGTGCTGGGGCAGGAAGGTGCCGCTGATCGAGTAGAGCGGGGAGATGTCGTTGATCGAGTCGCGTTGGGTGTCGCCGGGCAGCTTGGTTACGGCCTGGCTCTGCTCGACGTCGAAGGCGAAGGTGGCGGCGAATTCGAGCAGGCGGGGGTGGTAGACGTAGCCGCGCCAGCCGAGGGTGAGGATTTCGTGGAAGCTCAGTTGGGTGAACTCGCGGGTCGTGTTGCCCGCCTTCTCGGTGTACTGGCGGTTCTCGTAGAGGGTCTGGAGCTCGAGATCGGACTCGAAGCTGCGGATGCCCAGGAGGCGGAAGCCTTCCTGGGCGCCGCGCGCGCCGGCG from Planctomycetota bacterium includes these protein-coding regions:
- a CDS encoding cytochrome c3 family protein, with protein sequence MPDLSRPLGPRRTLFLALLAAALLAWGGAAQAGAFAQAAHGNATLLPRACGSCHVGHGPPRSLMLPSGADGTCLQCHGDAAARDAARAKGLLTQTEGLGNVGAEFLKISHHPLGNSTQSLLRIPVQRVAGGAPAALSTVACVDCHDEHYQTKAANGGQLDVTKIRQIGNSRHGDRPEYELCYKCHGTGAASAGRVDIQRLVNPGNASYHPVQAIGKNPSTPSLIQPYTTQSYTACTDCHGSDQANAPRGPHGSLFRPILKANYSTQDGQAESLNQYALCYRCHNRATVNSESQSSFRYHKKHLEKRASCRACHNSHGSEQYAHLIDFDTTIVTPNSNNQLNYQSSAGNHGSCNLRCHGKNHVNLGY
- a CDS encoding cytochrome c3 family protein → MNTPHNLSVTGPGPIKSPTEKQICIFCHTPHNADPRAPLWNRDLDAVRNYVMPTSPTLQAYGAGGLQPDGSSKLCLSCHDGTIALGAVRSRDTEIPVSGGPMLQPGQKGYLGTDLSGSHPISFVYDDALASRNNAAGDMPLRFPSTLTDPDVKLDKQGKMQCTTCHDPHDDSNFGAPGVPHFYVKPSWSGTCLTCHDH
- a CDS encoding 6-bladed beta-propeller; its protein translation is MAMRVATHLRGTLPGRCALGVAAGLAAMLGCAAPPAHPWAPPKRPLVWPLPPDPPRIRYEGAITAGQAFRFATRTGWRVFDWLAGARRVELSTPHGLCVGRGLLAFTDSGRPAVHVVNLAERRYKVIEAVGDTRLRCPIGLAIAEDGALFVSDSALARVFCLSADGRPLGEVEAKFVRPSGVAYDAARRRLHVVDSGAHVVSTFERAAEGWRLVHTLGGRGEEAGTFNFPTHAAVDRAGTLWVTDSLNHRIQFFDAEGKRLGAFGQAGDGTGDFAKAKGIALDSEGHVYVVDSLYDVVQVFDRQGRFLLAFGGSGKEEGLLWLPTGLCTDDEDRIYVSDTGNSRIQVFQYLRAEPAQGPQAP
- a CDS encoding tetratricopeptide repeat protein; this translates as MRLSTRFLTFVVGFSALAALGAQPDAPHGNAPGTTMQRIHQRIQELQAVCKQDAKSWDARVELAQIYLRFGYGERAAPLLEEAIALKPDHAATLALSAEALCQLKEYDKAIERWKKAQELDPTSKEIPSRIAWAQKRRQEDARLAELDAILAKTPGDRDALVARATARVVREEWPAALADGEALLKAKANDPDGLGIAGLAHYRLGHVDDAIRLWTALASVDAAHAGPYLVWLEQAKAQKSTYDELAAVEAKLRDAPGDGALRLRAGQLNSKLNKWHDALRHLAEAVRLIPKDPAAHRAYAIALSRAGMMDEAVKELEICVKLEPGNAEHAKLLASMKNLRDMHRSMKKGTEK